One Agrococcus jenensis genomic region harbors:
- a CDS encoding excalibur calcium-binding domain-containing protein, with protein MLLLSNCAGIVIGVAAAGGIPTQLAETQQALDDATVEVADAQSAEAEARALVASCEQEAEALQGDLDEAVAAAAAGGADLDTANARVTELEASIAGLEARIVELEASLASAQAAAAPAPAPAPPAAAPAPAAQAPAAPARPAPVAGSGSSSGGGNVYYANCTAARNAGAAPVYRGEPGYASHLDRDNDGVGCE; from the coding sequence GTGCTGCTCCTCAGCAACTGCGCGGGCATCGTCATCGGCGTGGCCGCCGCGGGGGGCATCCCTACGCAACTGGCTGAGACCCAGCAGGCTTTGGACGACGCCACGGTGGAGGTCGCCGATGCGCAGTCAGCGGAGGCGGAAGCGCGCGCGCTCGTCGCAAGCTGCGAGCAAGAGGCGGAGGCGTTGCAGGGGGACCTCGACGAGGCGGTCGCCGCAGCGGCGGCGGGCGGTGCAGATCTCGACACCGCCAATGCTCGCGTCACCGAACTCGAGGCGTCGATCGCGGGGCTCGAAGCGCGCATCGTCGAACTCGAAGCATCGCTTGCATCGGCCCAGGCCGCTGCCGCGCCAGCACCCGCCCCGGCGCCGCCAGCGGCGGCGCCGGCTCCGGCCGCACAGGCTCCGGCCGCGCCGGCACGACCCGCGCCCGTGGCCGGCTCCGGATCGTCCAGCGGTGGTGGCAACGTGTACTACGCCAACTGCACGGCCGCACGGAACGCTGGGGCAGCACCCGTGTACAGGGGCGAGCCGGGCTACGCGAGCCACCTGGACCGCGACAACGATGGCGTGGGCTGCGAGTAG
- a CDS encoding GlcG/HbpS family heme-binding protein, whose amino-acid sequence MTVKLEDARRVIAAAEAKADEIGQPMNIAVVDAGGNLVAHVRQDGAWIGSVDISISKAWTSRAFDISTKDLGDNSQSTQQFFGINTTNGGRVAIFAGGIPLTRDGAVVGAVGVSGGSGAQDHSVAEAGAAAF is encoded by the coding sequence ATGACCGTGAAGCTCGAGGACGCCCGCCGCGTGATCGCCGCCGCCGAGGCGAAGGCCGACGAGATCGGCCAGCCCATGAACATCGCCGTCGTGGACGCCGGCGGGAACCTGGTCGCGCACGTACGGCAGGACGGCGCGTGGATCGGCAGCGTCGACATCTCGATCAGCAAGGCGTGGACGTCGCGCGCCTTCGACATCTCGACGAAGGACCTCGGGGACAACTCCCAGTCGACCCAGCAGTTCTTCGGCATCAACACGACGAATGGCGGGAGGGTCGCGATCTTCGCCGGCGGCATCCCGCTGACGCGCGACGGCGCGGTCGTCGGCGCTGTCGGTGTCAGCGGCGGATCGGGTGCGCAGGACCACTCGGTCGCGGAGGCGGGTGCCGCGGCCTTCTGA
- a CDS encoding TM0106 family RecB-like putative nuclease has protein sequence MILEAGDVLLTASDLTRASTCEWQVLTALDAKLGRREPVPVEADAMLDRTAELGDRHEEALLEVLRARTDVVEIAKGLDAEGRSLAVAMTRKAVDDRADAIFQAAFEGERFFGYADFVELDDEGSYVVSDAKLARRAKVTALLQLAAYARALRSMGVPVSDEVRLLLGDGRVSVHQLRDIEPVLLERRARLEQIVDDRLEADAALPWGTDGILACGQCAACAEQIALHDDVFQVAGIRKQQRDRLRAAGITTMPQLADAAAGPPGMAAATFASLQRQARLQLRSRDASAVTFDVVDDAAIRELPQPSPGDLFFDFEGDPLWQQGDIWGLDYLFGVRDANGTFTGFWAHSLAEEKQALIDFLAYVDERRQRHPDLHIYHYASYERTHLLSIAARHGVGEEQIDDLLRGSALVDLYPVVKRSLVIGSPSYSLKKLEPLYMPGSRMGEVTNAGDSIVWFQQATELREAGEAAKADALFAQIEEYNAYDVESTQWLRDWLLELVAEGAEGAPVRDASPPKELSPERAEVIAAREALVERLLTGAGDDPADRTPDQLALALAAAAVGYHARERKTFWWEHFKRLADPLDDWRDQRDVITVDEVLEVGPWEQAKQSLVRRVRFRGTVGPGTRLSDETTQQFAVYEPPHVPGDDPNAWRSTHAKTTLMLDEDVFELVESAGRHTTAIPWKATPIALTPAQPPNSAPLEQSIERWADALADALEDGGELPAALPDDASLDVLRRRAPARLAAVEGDGTTDAIVRSLAELDASFVAVQGPPGTGKTYTGARVIAELVGRGWRIGVVAQSHATVEHMLERVVDAGVPAERVLKKPREGDVDAHAWTSVKDASEALGGEPGVIGGTAWAFAGHANKGFAPLDLLVIDEAGQFSLANTVAAGGAARRLLLIGDPQQLPQVSQGTHPAPVDGSALGWLCDGEAVIPERFGYFLGTSWRMHPELCAAVSDLAYDGRLGAHDSARRLTGVEPGLEPVAVRHAGSTTSSAEEADAVVAIVRDLVGREWHDGTVARPLDPRDVIVVAPYNAQVGLLHDRLAAAGFGDASVGTVDRFQGREAAVVIVSMAASSAVDVPRGIEFLLSVNRLNVAISRGQWRAYLVHSPGLRAHLPPTPEGVAQLSAFLRLLG, from the coding sequence TTGATCCTCGAAGCCGGCGATGTGCTGCTCACCGCGAGCGACCTGACGCGTGCGAGCACGTGCGAGTGGCAGGTGCTCACCGCGCTCGACGCGAAGCTCGGCCGACGCGAGCCTGTACCCGTCGAAGCCGACGCGATGCTCGACCGCACCGCCGAGCTCGGCGACCGGCACGAGGAGGCGCTGCTGGAAGTGCTCCGCGCCCGCACCGACGTCGTCGAGATCGCCAAGGGGCTCGACGCGGAGGGACGCTCGCTCGCCGTCGCGATGACCCGCAAGGCCGTGGACGACCGCGCCGACGCCATCTTCCAGGCCGCCTTCGAGGGCGAGCGCTTCTTCGGCTACGCCGACTTCGTCGAGCTCGACGACGAGGGCAGCTACGTCGTCTCGGACGCGAAGCTCGCCCGCCGCGCGAAGGTGACCGCGCTGCTGCAGCTCGCCGCCTACGCCCGCGCCTTGCGCTCCATGGGCGTGCCGGTCTCCGACGAGGTGCGGCTGCTGCTCGGCGACGGCCGCGTCAGCGTGCACCAGCTGCGCGACATCGAGCCGGTGCTGCTCGAGCGGCGCGCGCGGCTCGAGCAGATCGTCGACGACCGGCTCGAGGCCGACGCCGCGCTGCCCTGGGGCACGGACGGCATCCTCGCGTGCGGCCAGTGCGCGGCGTGCGCTGAGCAGATCGCGCTGCACGACGACGTCTTCCAGGTGGCCGGCATCCGCAAGCAGCAGCGCGACCGGCTGCGCGCGGCCGGCATCACCACGATGCCGCAGCTAGCGGATGCCGCGGCCGGCCCACCCGGGATGGCCGCGGCGACGTTCGCCTCGCTGCAGCGGCAGGCGAGGTTGCAGCTGCGCTCCCGCGACGCATCCGCCGTGACCTTCGACGTCGTCGACGACGCAGCCATCCGCGAGCTGCCGCAGCCGTCGCCCGGCGACCTGTTCTTCGACTTCGAGGGCGATCCGCTCTGGCAGCAGGGCGACATCTGGGGGCTCGACTACCTCTTCGGCGTGCGCGACGCCAACGGCACCTTCACGGGCTTCTGGGCACATTCGCTCGCCGAGGAGAAGCAGGCGCTCATCGACTTCCTCGCCTACGTCGACGAGCGGCGGCAGCGGCATCCCGACCTGCACATCTACCACTACGCCTCCTACGAGCGGACCCACCTGCTGAGCATCGCCGCCCGCCACGGCGTCGGCGAGGAGCAGATCGACGACCTCCTGCGTGGCTCGGCGCTCGTCGACCTCTACCCGGTCGTGAAGCGGTCGCTCGTGATCGGCAGCCCGAGCTACTCGCTCAAGAAGCTCGAGCCGCTGTACATGCCGGGCTCGCGGATGGGCGAGGTGACGAACGCTGGCGACTCGATCGTGTGGTTCCAGCAGGCGACCGAGCTGCGCGAGGCCGGCGAGGCGGCGAAGGCAGACGCGCTCTTCGCGCAGATCGAGGAGTACAACGCCTACGACGTCGAGTCGACGCAGTGGCTGCGCGACTGGCTGCTCGAGCTCGTGGCGGAGGGCGCCGAGGGGGCGCCGGTCCGAGACGCCTCACCGCCGAAGGAGCTCTCGCCGGAGCGCGCCGAGGTCATCGCAGCGCGCGAAGCCCTCGTCGAGCGGCTGCTCACAGGCGCCGGTGACGACCCTGCCGATCGCACGCCCGACCAGCTGGCGCTCGCGCTCGCTGCCGCCGCGGTCGGGTACCACGCGCGCGAGCGCAAGACCTTCTGGTGGGAGCACTTCAAGCGGCTCGCGGACCCGCTCGACGACTGGCGCGACCAGCGCGACGTCATCACGGTCGACGAGGTGCTCGAGGTCGGGCCCTGGGAGCAGGCGAAGCAGAGCCTCGTGCGACGCGTCCGCTTCCGCGGCACGGTCGGGCCGGGCACGCGGCTCTCCGACGAGACGACGCAGCAGTTCGCCGTCTACGAGCCGCCGCACGTGCCCGGCGACGACCCGAATGCGTGGCGCTCGACGCACGCGAAGACGACGCTGATGCTCGACGAGGACGTGTTCGAGCTCGTCGAGAGCGCGGGCCGCCACACCACGGCGATCCCGTGGAAGGCGACGCCGATCGCGCTCACGCCGGCGCAGCCGCCCAACAGCGCGCCGCTCGAGCAGTCGATCGAGCGCTGGGCCGATGCCCTCGCCGACGCGCTCGAGGACGGCGGCGAGCTCCCGGCGGCGCTGCCCGACGACGCCTCCCTCGACGTGCTGCGGCGCCGGGCGCCTGCTCGGCTCGCCGCGGTGGAGGGCGACGGCACGACCGACGCGATTGTCCGCTCGCTCGCCGAGCTGGACGCATCCTTCGTCGCCGTGCAGGGCCCGCCCGGCACCGGCAAGACCTACACCGGCGCGCGGGTGATCGCTGAGCTCGTGGGCCGTGGCTGGCGGATCGGCGTGGTCGCGCAGTCGCACGCGACCGTCGAGCACATGCTCGAGCGCGTCGTCGACGCGGGCGTGCCGGCCGAGCGGGTGCTGAAGAAGCCGCGCGAGGGCGACGTCGACGCGCACGCGTGGACGTCGGTGAAGGATGCGTCCGAGGCGCTGGGCGGCGAGCCGGGCGTGATCGGCGGCACGGCCTGGGCGTTCGCGGGGCACGCGAACAAGGGGTTCGCGCCGCTCGACCTGCTCGTCATCGACGAGGCCGGGCAGTTCTCGCTCGCGAACACGGTCGCCGCGGGCGGCGCGGCGCGGCGCCTGCTGCTCATCGGCGACCCGCAGCAGCTGCCGCAGGTGAGCCAGGGCACGCACCCGGCGCCGGTCGACGGCTCGGCGCTCGGCTGGCTCTGCGATGGCGAGGCGGTCATCCCAGAGCGCTTCGGCTACTTCCTCGGTACGTCGTGGCGGATGCATCCGGAGCTCTGCGCGGCCGTCTCCGACCTCGCCTACGACGGGCGGCTCGGCGCGCACGACTCCGCGCGGCGTCTGACCGGCGTCGAGCCAGGGCTCGAGCCCGTCGCGGTGCGGCACGCGGGCAGCACGACGTCATCGGCGGAGGAGGCGGATGCGGTCGTCGCGATCGTGCGCGACCTGGTCGGCCGCGAGTGGCACGACGGCACCGTCGCCCGGCCGCTCGATCCGCGCGACGTCATCGTCGTCGCGCCCTACAACGCGCAGGTCGGGCTGCTGCACGACCGGCTTGCCGCCGCGGGCTTCGGCGACGCCTCGGTCGGCACGGTCGACCGCTTTCAGGGGCGGGAGGCGGCGGTCGTGATCGTCTCGATGGCGGCGTCGAGCGCGGTCGACGTGCCGCGCGGCATCGAGTTCCTGCTGTCGGTGAACCGGCTCAACGTCGCGATCTCGCGCGGGCAGTGGCGGGCGTACCTCGTGCACTCCCCGGGGCTCCGCGCGCACCTGCCGCCGACGCCGGAGGGCGTCGCGCAGCTGAGCGCGTTCCTGCGGCTGCTCGGCTGA
- a CDS encoding class II aldolase/adducin family protein: MTGVAAELVRYGQRLDRLGMCPGTSGNISARVDDRILVSPTGALLGELDADRLSVLDLDGQHVDGPPPTKEAVLHAAVYRVRAHATAIVHLHSPWALAASCLDDLPREDALPAYTPYYAMRVGVLPRVPYVAPGQPGLASACADGFASDERARGVLLDRHGLVTVGTSVGDAAAIAEELELAARMHFLLDGRAVTPLSAAERAMLA, translated from the coding sequence ATGACCGGCGTCGCTGCGGAGCTCGTCCGCTACGGGCAGCGACTCGATCGACTGGGCATGTGCCCCGGCACGAGCGGCAACATCAGCGCCCGCGTCGACGACCGCATCCTGGTCTCTCCCACCGGCGCCTTGCTCGGCGAGCTCGACGCGGACCGGCTGAGCGTGCTCGACCTCGACGGTCAGCACGTCGACGGACCGCCTCCGACGAAGGAGGCGGTGCTGCACGCCGCCGTCTACCGCGTGCGCGCTCACGCCACGGCGATCGTCCACCTGCACTCGCCGTGGGCGCTCGCGGCGTCGTGCCTCGACGACCTCCCTCGTGAGGACGCCCTCCCCGCCTACACGCCCTACTACGCGATGCGCGTCGGCGTGCTGCCACGGGTGCCGTACGTCGCGCCCGGTCAGCCGGGGCTCGCGAGCGCCTGCGCGGACGGGTTCGCGTCGGACGAGCGGGCGCGGGGCGTGCTGCTCGACCGCCACGGCCTGGTGACGGTCGGCACGTCCGTGGGCGACGCCGCCGCGATCGCGGAGGAGCTCGAGCTCGCCGCGCGGATGCACTTCCTGCTCGACGGCCGGGCGGTCACGCCGCTGAGCGCTGCCGAGCGCGCCATGCTGGCCTGA
- the otnK gene encoding 3-oxo-tetronate kinase: MQLGVIADDYTGATDLAGMLARLGLRAVQHLGVPTNRAASDADVVVIALKSRSIPATEAVEQSLAAARWLLEQGAPRLFFKYCSTFDSTDRGNIGPVAAALADLLDAESVVFAPSVPENGRTTYRSHLFVHDLLLSESPMRDHPINPMRDSDLRRVLAAQVDEPVAAVHADVVERGAAAVRAALVDASAAGTRFVIADATSDEHLTTLGAALADARLATGAAGLALGIGRSALTERSTAADDFRVPAGPAAVLSGSCSAATRRQVARHRQAHPSFELDVRALAEGDAAIDEAIAFLQTHADERPLVYSSSDPDVVAGIQADLGVDASAALVERAFGRIAAAAVDAGIRQLVIAGGETSGAVVNGLGVRSLAIGPEVDPGVPWTASGGETPVALLLKSGNFGQDDIFTRALDTAPTGATR; encoded by the coding sequence ATGCAGCTCGGCGTCATCGCAGACGACTACACCGGGGCCACCGACCTCGCTGGCATGCTCGCGAGGCTGGGGCTCCGCGCCGTGCAGCACCTCGGCGTGCCGACCAACCGCGCCGCGAGCGACGCCGACGTCGTCGTCATCGCGCTGAAGTCGCGCAGCATCCCCGCCACCGAGGCCGTCGAGCAGTCGCTCGCCGCCGCTCGCTGGCTGCTCGAGCAGGGAGCACCGCGCCTGTTCTTCAAGTACTGCTCGACCTTCGACTCCACCGACCGCGGCAACATCGGACCCGTCGCAGCGGCGCTCGCCGATCTCCTCGACGCCGAGTCGGTCGTCTTCGCCCCCTCGGTGCCTGAGAACGGCCGCACCACCTACCGCTCGCACCTGTTCGTGCACGACCTGCTGCTCTCCGAATCGCCGATGCGCGACCACCCGATCAACCCGATGCGCGACTCGGATCTCCGCCGCGTGCTCGCCGCGCAGGTCGACGAGCCGGTCGCGGCCGTGCACGCCGACGTGGTCGAGCGCGGTGCAGCGGCCGTCCGGGCGGCGCTCGTCGACGCATCCGCCGCCGGCACCCGCTTCGTCATCGCCGACGCCACCTCCGACGAGCACCTCACGACGCTCGGCGCGGCGCTCGCCGATGCCAGGCTCGCCACCGGTGCCGCTGGGCTCGCGCTCGGCATCGGCCGATCGGCGCTCACGGAGCGCTCGACGGCCGCGGACGACTTCCGCGTGCCCGCCGGCCCTGCCGCCGTGCTCTCCGGCTCCTGCTCCGCTGCCACCCGCCGGCAGGTCGCCCGCCACCGGCAGGCGCATCCCTCGTTCGAGCTCGACGTGCGCGCGCTCGCCGAGGGCGACGCCGCGATCGATGAGGCGATCGCATTCCTCCAGACGCACGCCGACGAGCGGCCCCTCGTCTACTCGTCGAGCGATCCGGACGTCGTGGCCGGCATCCAGGCGGACCTCGGCGTCGACGCATCGGCCGCCCTCGTCGAGCGCGCCTTCGGCCGGATCGCGGCCGCGGCGGTCGACGCCGGCATCCGCCAGCTCGTGATCGCCGGCGGTGAGACGAGTGGCGCGGTCGTCAACGGACTCGGCGTGCGGTCCCTGGCCATCGGTCCGGAGGTCGACCCCGGCGTGCCGTGGACGGCGAGCGGCGGCGAGACGCCCGTCGCCCTGCTGTTGAAGTCCGGCAACTTCGGTCAGGACGACATCTTCACCCGGGCCCTCGACACGGCACCCACCGGAGCGACCCGATGA
- a CDS encoding TRAP transporter substrate-binding protein, with amino-acid sequence MKIRSNRLATTAVAALAASAVVLTGCSSSGGAAPGGAPAADGAIAPMTLTLGHAYAVDSLQHRAAEQLAEEVSTLSDGAITIQVFPAAQLGSWEEMQEGLEIGSVNMVIESLGSLERYTDLAAIEGVPFLYEDAEHFFEVWDGPMAEEILTTVREDSGFQLIGALYRGGRQLNSTRPIESVSDLAGLKLRVPNQQTYIDTWQALGASPTPMALNEVFSAMEQGAIEGQENPIDVVRFSSFYEVAPYVTETNHLYGNFHFQMWGDTFDGYPAEVQEILLQAADTVSSTYRETSVSEAEANRQFLVDEGVEFHEIDLEEWREPVAGLIDDADPQVQEWAEEILALRG; translated from the coding sequence ATGAAGATCCGATCCAACCGACTCGCGACGACGGCCGTCGCCGCACTCGCGGCGAGCGCCGTGGTGCTCACCGGCTGCTCCTCGTCCGGAGGTGCCGCGCCGGGTGGCGCACCCGCCGCCGATGGCGCCATCGCCCCCATGACCCTGACGCTCGGCCACGCATACGCCGTCGACAGCCTGCAGCACCGCGCCGCGGAGCAGCTCGCCGAAGAGGTCTCCACGCTCAGCGACGGCGCCATCACGATCCAGGTGTTCCCGGCCGCGCAGCTCGGCAGCTGGGAGGAGATGCAGGAGGGCCTCGAGATCGGCTCGGTCAACATGGTGATCGAGAGCCTCGGCTCGCTCGAGCGCTACACCGACCTCGCCGCCATCGAGGGGGTGCCGTTCCTCTACGAGGACGCCGAGCACTTCTTCGAGGTCTGGGACGGCCCGATGGCCGAGGAGATCCTCACCACGGTGCGCGAGGACTCCGGCTTCCAGCTCATCGGCGCGCTCTACCGCGGTGGGCGCCAGCTCAACTCGACGCGTCCGATCGAGTCGGTCAGCGACCTCGCCGGCCTCAAGCTGCGTGTGCCGAACCAGCAGACGTACATCGACACGTGGCAGGCGCTCGGCGCCTCTCCGACGCCGATGGCGCTGAACGAGGTCTTCTCCGCCATGGAGCAGGGCGCCATCGAGGGCCAGGAGAACCCGATCGACGTCGTGCGCTTCTCGTCCTTCTACGAGGTCGCGCCCTACGTGACCGAGACCAACCACCTGTACGGCAACTTCCACTTCCAGATGTGGGGCGACACCTTCGACGGCTACCCCGCCGAGGTGCAGGAGATCCTGCTCCAGGCTGCCGACACCGTGTCCTCGACCTACCGCGAGACCTCGGTCTCGGAGGCCGAGGCGAACCGCCAGTTCCTCGTCGACGAGGGCGTGGAGTTCCACGAGATCGACCTCGAGGAGTGGCGCGAGCCGGTCGCAGGCCTGATCGACGACGCCGACCCGCAGGTCCAGGAGTGGGCCGAGGAGATCCTCGCCCTCCGAGGCTGA
- a CDS encoding FadR/GntR family transcriptional regulator, which yields MTQTEPQPPQATNGNVRAEIIHALSTRMFSGDDLTGSKLPSERQLAEELGVGRAQVREAIQSLGLLGVVDIRHGDGTYLRESGSDLLPRVIEWGLFLGEPRVLDLIEARQYIEVALAGLAARRATDDDIAQMRASLEAMDRVSGDEAAFVDLDVEFHRVIAAAARNTALADVLSNITSLLRVWMARSLRAAGETTSSHGEHVAVVDAIASRDRRAAESAMRQHMRHAERRLKRTLGDAPSQIQVRHFPD from the coding sequence ATGACGCAGACCGAACCACAGCCCCCGCAGGCCACGAACGGCAACGTCCGTGCCGAGATCATCCACGCGCTCTCGACGCGGATGTTCTCGGGCGACGACCTGACCGGGTCGAAGCTCCCGAGCGAGCGGCAGCTGGCAGAGGAGCTCGGAGTGGGACGCGCCCAGGTGCGTGAGGCCATCCAGTCCCTCGGCCTGCTCGGCGTCGTCGACATCCGGCACGGCGACGGCACCTACCTGCGCGAGTCCGGCTCCGACCTGCTGCCGCGCGTCATCGAGTGGGGCCTGTTCCTCGGCGAGCCTCGGGTGCTCGACCTCATCGAGGCCCGCCAGTACATCGAGGTCGCACTCGCTGGGCTCGCCGCTCGCCGGGCGACCGACGATGACATCGCACAGATGCGCGCCTCGCTCGAGGCGATGGACCGCGTGTCCGGCGACGAAGCCGCGTTCGTCGACCTCGATGTCGAGTTCCACCGCGTCATCGCGGCCGCGGCACGCAACACGGCGCTCGCGGACGTCCTCTCCAACATCACGTCGCTGCTGCGCGTGTGGATGGCGAGATCGCTCCGCGCAGCCGGAGAGACGACCAGCTCGCACGGCGAGCACGTCGCGGTCGTCGACGCCATCGCGTCGCGCGACCGGCGCGCAGCCGAGTCGGCGATGCGCCAGCACATGCGCCACGCGGAGCGCCGACTCAAGCGAACGCTCGGCGACGCCCCGTCGCAGATCCAGGTCCGACACTTCCCCGACTAG
- a CDS encoding 3-hydroxyacyl-CoA dehydrogenase family protein, whose product MQLDAITIAIVGSGYMGGGIAQVFARAGGRCVLIDAEPRRAEAGHARVIAEAKDHAARGYISDEQAAAVEANLSWAGSLAEGVQGADMVLEVVFEEIGVKHAVLREIEAAVADHVIIATNTSAIPIGELAEVLEHPERFLGVHFFNPATLLPGVEVIPHATTDAALPDQLVELLAQTGKEPAVVVDSPGFVCNRLQFALFREAARMVEDGHASAEQIDTIVRASFGFRLALYGPFAVADMAGLDIYANSYTSLEKALGDRFTVPPSLKERVDAGDLGIKTGGGYLGLSEADAQAMVAARDNAYSELGKLRRTLQSADR is encoded by the coding sequence ATGCAGCTCGACGCGATCACCATCGCCATCGTCGGATCGGGGTACATGGGCGGCGGCATCGCTCAGGTGTTCGCCCGCGCCGGCGGACGCTGCGTGCTCATCGACGCCGAGCCGCGCCGCGCCGAGGCCGGCCACGCCCGCGTCATCGCCGAGGCGAAGGACCACGCCGCCCGCGGCTACATCTCGGACGAGCAGGCAGCCGCGGTCGAGGCGAACCTGTCGTGGGCCGGCTCCCTCGCGGAGGGCGTGCAGGGCGCCGACATGGTGCTCGAGGTCGTATTCGAGGAGATCGGTGTCAAGCACGCCGTGCTTCGCGAGATCGAGGCGGCCGTGGCGGACCACGTGATCATCGCCACCAACACCTCGGCGATCCCGATCGGCGAGCTCGCCGAGGTGCTCGAGCACCCCGAGCGGTTCCTGGGCGTGCACTTCTTCAACCCGGCGACGCTGCTGCCGGGCGTCGAGGTCATCCCCCACGCGACCACCGACGCGGCACTCCCGGACCAGCTCGTCGAGCTGCTCGCGCAGACGGGCAAGGAGCCGGCCGTCGTCGTCGACTCCCCCGGCTTCGTCTGCAACCGCCTCCAGTTCGCACTCTTCCGGGAGGCGGCCCGCATGGTCGAGGACGGTCACGCGAGCGCCGAGCAGATCGACACCATCGTGCGCGCCTCCTTCGGCTTCCGACTCGCGCTCTACGGACCGTTCGCGGTCGCCGACATGGCCGGCCTCGACATCTACGCGAACTCCTACACCTCGCTCGAGAAGGCGCTCGGCGATCGCTTCACCGTGCCGCCGTCGCTCAAGGAGCGCGTCGACGCCGGCGATCTGGGCATCAAGACGGGCGGCGGCTACCTCGGCCTCAGCGAAGCCGACGCGCAGGCGATGGTCGCCGCGCGCGACAACGCCTACAGCGAGCTCGGCAAGCTGCGTCGCACCCTGCAGTCGGCAGACCGCTGA
- a CDS encoding TRAP transporter small permease — protein sequence MPSPEGLSGGILGAIDKIVSWAVVVGLGLMALVIFVQVAARYALNSPTVWSEELAISMFVWVTMLAIPLGLRRGEHLTLDFITKRFSGGIAKGIAIGIAALNVLMFAVLIVLTINLLPAADRQLLAGISGGFGIPAKVSWVYAAVIVGGALSVVFSIERAVLFTMGRITTLFEDPDQLLIEELEHELAADSSGTRDPGGPGDASAPNRSKED from the coding sequence ATGCCGAGCCCCGAAGGGCTCTCCGGTGGCATCCTCGGAGCGATCGACAAGATCGTGTCCTGGGCGGTCGTCGTGGGCCTCGGACTGATGGCGCTGGTCATCTTCGTCCAGGTGGCGGCGCGCTACGCGCTGAACAGCCCGACCGTCTGGTCGGAGGAGCTGGCGATCAGCATGTTCGTGTGGGTCACGATGCTCGCCATCCCGCTCGGCCTGCGACGCGGTGAGCACCTCACCCTCGACTTCATCACGAAGCGGTTCTCCGGCGGGATCGCCAAGGGCATCGCCATCGGGATCGCGGCGCTCAACGTGCTGATGTTCGCAGTGCTCATCGTGCTGACGATCAACCTGCTGCCCGCGGCCGACCGCCAGCTGCTCGCCGGCATCTCCGGTGGCTTCGGCATCCCGGCGAAGGTGTCGTGGGTCTACGCGGCGGTGATCGTCGGAGGCGCGCTCTCGGTCGTCTTCTCGATCGAGCGCGCCGTGCTCTTCACGATGGGTCGCATCACGACGCTCTTCGAGGACCCCGACCAGCTGCTCATCGAGGAGCTCGAGCACGAGCTCGCAGCCGACTCGAGCGGCACGCGCGATCCGGGCGGGCCCGGCGACGCATCCGCGCCCAACCGCTCCAAGGAGGACTGA